A window of the Hevea brasiliensis isolate MT/VB/25A 57/8 chromosome 6, ASM3005281v1, whole genome shotgun sequence genome harbors these coding sequences:
- the LOC110643648 gene encoding protein ACCELERATED CELL DEATH 6 — protein sequence MEDGNEEGKAAQKLGDQNGNRYLPLYKAAILGNWINAEEFFNSDSNALTAKILGLQETALHVSISAGHSIEFVKNLVDRMSADELGLKNKYGNTPLHYAGIAGNTEAVKMLVGKNPRLPQERDSGNDTPLHRAAAFAHKETVQYLLLVTKDEDPSPFANKDGVRLLNLLITADFYSIALDLLKRYPTLARGRNHGGVSALDRLVEKPQAFASGSRLGFFQRLFYHYFEGTSADKESANRGEDVENPGWNFDKYQKESLQFQFLQQIQKTKLMHKQAMELLRLLISEALKGSVSEADDLLGPPTRIAAILGIQEFVTEVIKSYPGTVWLRNMDGQNIFLLAVKHRQEKIFNLLYQMGTHNLFATSLEDDFGNNMLHLAGKLEPSNKISGAALQMQRELQWFKEVEKVVQPSYKEMKNKDGKIPREVFTEEHKDLVGKGEKWMKDTASSCATVAALVVTVVFAAAFTVPGGNHSEQGIPIYLKETSFMIFAVSDALGLFSSSTSLLMFLGILTSRYSEEDFLKALPMRLSIGLITLFFSIASMLVAFTAAFHLVLFHRVKWITIPIGLTACAPVTLFALLQFPLLVEIVSSTFGPSIFYKQSEEIIF from the exons ATGGAGGATGGGAATGAAGAAGGGAAG GCAGCGCAAAAGCTGGGAGATCAGAATGGAAACCGCTACTTGCCACTGTACAAAGCTGCAATACTTGGCAATTGGATTAATGCAGAGGAATTTTTTAATAGTGATTCAAATGCTCTAACTGCTAAAATCTTAGGCTTGCAAGAGACTGCTCTCCATGTCTCAATTAGCGCCGGTCACTCCATTGAATTTGTGAAGAATCTTGTAGATAGGATGTCGGCAGATGAACTCGGACTAAAAAATAAGTACGGCAATACTCCTCTTCACTATGCTGGTATAGCTGGAAATACAGAAGCTGTAAAAATGCTGGTGGGAAAAAATCCAAGATTGCCTCAAGAAAGGGACTCTGGTAATGATACCCCTCTTCATCGTGCTGCTGCATTTGCCCATAAGGAAACCGTTCAGTATCTTCTGTTAGTGACCAAGGATGAGGATCCAAGTCCTTTTGCTAACAAAGATGGTGTCAGACTTCTCAATTTGCTGATCACTGCAGATTTTTATA GCATCGCGCTTGATCTATTGAAGCGCTATCCTACATTAGCACGCGGAAGAAACCATGGAGGAGTTTCTGCTTTGGACAGATTGGTTGAAAAGCCTCAGGCATTTGCAAGTGGAAGTCGGCTTGGATTTTTCCAACGCTTATTCTATCATT ATTTTGAAGGTACTTCTGCAGACAAAGAAAGTGCCAATCGAGGCGAAGATGTAGAAAATCCAGGCTGGAATTTTGATAAATACCAAAAGGAATCCTTGCAATTTCAATTTCTACAGCAGATACAGAAAACAAAATTGATGCATAAGCAAGCAATGGAGCTTCTCAGACTCCTGATTTCTGAAGCTTTAAAAGGAAGTGTATCAGAAGCTGATGATCTATTAGGACCTCCAACACGAATTGCTGCCATATTGGGCATTCAAGAATTCGTTACCGAGGTGATTAAATCCTACCCTGGTACGGTGTGGCTCCGGAATATGGATGGGCAAAATATTTTTCTTCTTGCTGTAAAACATCGCCAAGAAAAAATATTCAATCTCCTATATCAAATGGGTACGCATAATCTTTTTGCTACATCACTAGAGGATGACTTTGGCAACAACATGTTGCATTTAGCAGGGAAGTTGGAACCATCAAACAAGATATCTGGTGCTGCTCTGCAAATGCAAAGGGAGTTGCAATGGTTCAAG GAAGTGGAAAAGGTTGTCCAACCATCATACAAGGAAATGAAAAATAAAGATGGAAAAATTCCGAGGGAGGTTTTCACTGAGGAACACAAGGATCTAGTTGGGAAAGGTGAGAAATGGATGAAGGATACAGCTTCATCATGCGCAACAGTCGCTGCACTTGTGGTCACAGTTGTGTTTGCAGCAGCTTTCACTGTACCAGGCGGCAACCATAGCGAACAAGGGATCCCCATTTATTTAAAAGAAACATCTTTCATGATTTTTGCGGTATCAGATGCCTTGGGACTTTTTTCTTCCTCAACCTCATTGCTTATGTTTCTGGGAATACTCACATCACGCTATTCTGAAGAAGATTTTCTCAAGGCCTTGCCAATGAGGTTGAGCATCGGTCTTATCACATTATTCTTTTCAATAGCCTCCATGCTTGTAGCATTCACAGCAGCCTTTCACTTGGTTTTGTTTCATAGAGTGAAATGGATCACAATTCCAATTGGCCTAACCGCTTGTGCACCTGTTACTTTATTTGCACTACTGCAGTTTCCTCTCTTGGTTGAAATAGTTTCTTCAACATTTGGGCCTAGCATTTTCTACAAACAAAGTGAGGAAATAATATTTTAG